The Exiguobacterium mexicanum genome includes a window with the following:
- a CDS encoding phosphoglycerate dehydrogenase, whose protein sequence is MFHIKTYNQIAQDGLRRFEPSEYAVNDAEQADAWVIRSHDVHGADIPPYLLAIARAGAGVNNIPLERLARQGVVVFHTPGANANAVKELVLASMLLSVRPILEGTNWVNGHTFSDQASLEQAMEDEKRRFVGSELRGKRVGIIGLGAIGASLANDLLHLGIDVVGYDPHLSVDAAWNISQQVKRAKQLSELLADVDILSIHTPLTDDTRHMIDATWFKQMKPGATILNFARGELVNDSDLLEALDENVATYITDFPKQALLGHPQVVAFPHLGASTHESEVNCAIQAVDTLKLYLETGNIRNSANFPNAELPYVGKRRLAVLHLNVPNMVGQIASRLAENGINIDNMVNRSRNDVAYTLIDIDNHKHETLSVHALYDIEGVMRVREF, encoded by the coding sequence ATGTTTCATATAAAAACGTATAACCAAATCGCCCAAGACGGGCTAAGACGCTTCGAACCGAGCGAGTACGCCGTCAATGATGCGGAGCAAGCCGACGCCTGGGTCATTCGGAGTCACGATGTCCATGGCGCGGACATCCCGCCCTATTTGCTGGCCATCGCCCGGGCCGGTGCCGGTGTGAACAACATTCCGCTCGAACGGTTGGCTCGTCAAGGCGTCGTCGTGTTTCATACACCGGGTGCGAATGCGAACGCCGTCAAGGAACTCGTGCTCGCCAGCATGCTGTTGTCGGTCCGACCGATTTTAGAAGGGACGAACTGGGTCAACGGTCATACGTTTTCCGATCAGGCGTCGCTCGAGCAGGCGATGGAAGACGAGAAACGGCGCTTTGTCGGGTCTGAGCTAAGAGGCAAGCGAGTCGGGATCATCGGTCTCGGTGCGATCGGCGCGTCGCTCGCCAACGACTTGCTCCACCTCGGCATCGACGTCGTCGGCTACGACCCGCATTTATCGGTCGACGCGGCGTGGAACATCTCGCAACAAGTGAAGCGGGCGAAGCAGTTGAGCGAATTGCTCGCCGATGTCGATATCCTGTCGATTCATACGCCGCTCACCGATGACACGCGTCACATGATCGACGCGACGTGGTTCAAGCAGATGAAACCGGGCGCCACCATCTTGAATTTCGCCCGTGGTGAGCTCGTGAACGATTCCGATTTGCTCGAGGCGCTCGATGAGAACGTGGCGACATACATCACTGACTTCCCGAAACAGGCGCTGCTCGGTCATCCACAAGTCGTCGCCTTCCCGCATCTCGGGGCGTCGACGCACGAGTCTGAGGTGAACTGTGCGATTCAAGCCGTCGATACGCTCAAACTGTACTTAGAGACCGGTAACATCCGTAACTCGGCCAACTTCCCGAACGCGGAGCTCCCGTATGTCGGCAAGCGGCGTTTGGCGGTACTTCATTTGAACGTCCCGAACATGGTCGGTCAAATCGCGAGCCGGCTCGCCGAAAACGGCATCAACATCGATAACATGGTCAACCGGAGCCGCAACGATGTGGCCTATACGTTGATCGACATCGACAACCATAAACATGAGACGTTATCCGTGCATGCCCTATATGACATCGAGGGTGTCATGCGCGTCCGCGAATTTTAA
- a CDS encoding DUF1015 domain-containing protein: protein MVVFKPFAPYMPKHPEAVAAAPYDIVTVEQAREDVEQRSDSFLSVDKPELFTADMPLDAWGRRARHELERLYESELTERTHGFYVYRLTDHGHVQTGLVATFSVTDYEAGRIKIHEHTREVKERERIEHVSATKAHTGPILMSHVPDEGLRRILDDATTGEALFAFTDSEGVIHEGYAVPSKHQARVIMLGASIPAIYIADGHHRAKAAAVVARSPIHEGESKQERDHFLGVLFPSDELTILPYHRILNDVAPEEVRALLDGLAFSYEIESVPALHVPNERGTFGLSYRGEHFMLKKRQTTTALDVATLQRDVLEPYFHVKDVRTDKRIDFIGGKDALARLADLAERDDVVVLTCHATAMEELMRVADESGQMPPKSTWFEPKLKSGLFIHRFD, encoded by the coding sequence ATGGTCGTATTTAAACCGTTTGCCCCGTATATGCCGAAACACCCTGAGGCGGTCGCTGCCGCCCCGTACGATATCGTCACAGTCGAACAGGCACGTGAAGACGTCGAACAGCGTTCCGATTCTTTTCTTTCGGTCGATAAACCAGAACTGTTCACGGCGGACATGCCGCTCGACGCCTGGGGACGCAGAGCCCGTCATGAGCTCGAACGGCTCTATGAATCAGAATTGACCGAGCGGACACATGGGTTTTACGTCTACCGGCTCACCGACCACGGACATGTGCAGACCGGACTCGTCGCCACGTTCTCGGTGACCGATTATGAGGCAGGAAGAATCAAAATCCACGAGCACACACGTGAGGTGAAAGAACGTGAACGGATCGAACACGTATCGGCGACGAAAGCGCACACCGGCCCGATTTTGATGAGTCACGTCCCGGACGAAGGGTTGCGTCGCATCTTGGACGACGCGACGACAGGAGAGGCGTTGTTCGCCTTCACGGACAGTGAAGGTGTCATCCATGAAGGCTATGCCGTGCCATCCAAGCATCAAGCACGCGTCATCATGCTCGGGGCCAGCATTCCGGCCATCTATATCGCCGATGGACATCACCGGGCCAAAGCCGCAGCTGTCGTCGCACGGAGCCCGATCCATGAAGGGGAATCGAAACAAGAGCGGGACCACTTCCTCGGCGTCTTGTTCCCGAGCGATGAGCTGACGATTTTGCCGTACCATCGCATTTTGAACGATGTGGCGCCAGAAGAAGTCAGAGCGTTGCTTGACGGTTTAGCTTTCTCGTATGAGATTGAATCGGTGCCTGCCTTACACGTCCCGAACGAACGGGGCACGTTCGGTTTGTCTTACCGGGGCGAGCATTTTATGCTCAAAAAACGGCAGACGACGACGGCACTCGACGTCGCGACGTTGCAACGGGATGTGCTCGAGCCGTATTTCCATGTCAAAGACGTACGGACGGACAAACGAATCGATTTCATCGGCGGCAAAGATGCCCTGGCGCGCCTCGCCGACTTGGCTGAACGTGATGACGTCGTCGTGTTGACGTGTCACGCCACGGCGATGGAAGAGCTGATGCGCGTCGCCGACGAGAGCGGTCAAATGCCGCCGAAATCGACGTGGTTCGAACCGAAATTGAAGAGCGGTCTGTTCATTCATCGGTTCGATTGA